The Streptomyces sp. Alt3 genome has a segment encoding these proteins:
- a CDS encoding MFS transporter, protein MPNDTTTPAGTPREAPAVEGLSPARPPERTSSRDPGSAPEADPGAKGYRAVLAVREFRAVFAAHLLSLLGVTVSELALTVLVYDLTGSPLLSALTFALGFLPYVVGGTLFAGVADRYPARRVLVTCDLICAGCVAVMVLPGTPVGVLLALRCAVAAVAPVFTGTRTAALTDILGEGDLYVLGRSLLRLVSQSAMLIGFGAGGMLLTVLSPRGAIAVTVMTFLCSAALLRLGTLDRPARTGKDTAGPLLAESLAGARAVLGDRRIRGLLLLFWVPAFFVVAPEALAAPYVDAIGAGPAALGLLMCAMAVGHIGTELYVGTALGPRARSRIVLPAAALGLLPLALYAFRPGMAVTVAALVLAGAGAAYIIGLDQWFVEAVPEHLRGRAMTLLTAGLMTVQGLGMALAGLAAEFFPVHQVVACSGVVGTVCTLLLVVEVRRTRVRYRSARQG, encoded by the coding sequence ATGCCGAACGACACCACCACCCCGGCGGGAACACCCCGCGAAGCGCCCGCCGTCGAGGGGCTGTCCCCGGCCAGGCCTCCGGAGCGGACCTCCTCCCGCGACCCGGGCTCCGCCCCGGAGGCCGACCCCGGAGCCAAGGGCTACCGGGCCGTCCTCGCCGTGCGGGAGTTCCGCGCGGTCTTCGCCGCGCATCTGCTCTCCCTCCTCGGCGTGACCGTCAGCGAACTGGCGCTCACCGTCCTCGTCTACGACCTCACCGGCTCACCCCTCCTGTCCGCCCTCACGTTCGCGCTCGGTTTCCTCCCGTACGTCGTCGGCGGCACCCTCTTCGCCGGGGTCGCCGACCGCTACCCCGCCCGCCGCGTCCTCGTCACCTGCGACCTGATCTGCGCGGGCTGCGTCGCCGTGATGGTGCTCCCCGGCACCCCGGTCGGCGTGCTCCTCGCGCTGCGCTGCGCCGTGGCGGCGGTGGCCCCCGTCTTCACCGGGACCAGGACGGCGGCCCTCACCGACATCCTCGGCGAGGGCGACCTCTACGTCCTCGGGCGTTCGCTGCTGCGCCTGGTCTCGCAGAGCGCCATGCTCATCGGATTCGGCGCGGGCGGGATGCTGCTCACCGTGCTGTCCCCGCGTGGGGCGATCGCGGTCACCGTCATGACGTTCCTCTGCTCCGCGGCGCTGCTGCGCCTCGGCACCCTCGACCGGCCCGCCCGTACGGGGAAGGACACCGCCGGCCCGCTGCTCGCCGAGTCGCTCGCGGGGGCCAGGGCCGTCCTCGGCGACCGCCGGATCCGGGGGCTGCTCCTGCTCTTCTGGGTGCCCGCCTTCTTCGTCGTCGCCCCGGAGGCCCTGGCCGCGCCGTACGTCGACGCCATCGGCGCCGGCCCCGCCGCCCTCGGGCTGCTGATGTGCGCGATGGCCGTCGGCCACATCGGTACCGAGCTGTACGTCGGGACCGCCCTCGGCCCCCGTGCCCGCTCCCGGATCGTGCTGCCGGCCGCCGCCCTCGGGCTGCTGCCCCTCGCGCTGTACGCCTTCCGCCCGGGGATGGCCGTGACCGTGGCCGCCCTGGTGCTGGCCGGGGCCGGCGCGGCGTACATCATCGGGCTCGACCAGTGGTTCGTGGAGGCGGTCCCCGAGCACCTGAGGGGACGGGCCATGACCCTCCTCACCGCCGGCCTGATGACGGTCCAGGGGCTGGGCATGGCCCTCGCGGGGCTGGCCGCGGAGTTCTTCCCGGTGCACCAGGTGGTCGCGTGCTCGGGTGTCGTGGGAACGGTCTGCACGCTTCTGCTGGTCGTGGAGGTGCGTAGAACGCGTGTCCGGTACCGAAGTGCGAGACAGGGCTGA
- a CDS encoding ArsR/SmtB family transcription factor, producing the protein MPFHLYFDESDLLRVRFALSPLWETQEAVRTLHRRSRHGYHLPWLRRIEEGAAGLDLTPLWLLMPESGFNPDFICPPPLGPLAGFEEELAAVRATDPATARNDIALALADTPGGLRSPAGRRMLADPARAVQELADLLEQAWRVMVEPHWPRLRALLEADVAYHSRRLAEVGFGGLLSEISPQLRWAGSTLTVAGTRGDHSRVLGGQGLVLMPSVFVWPDVVGGHEPPWQPAVIYPARGIGGLWTEAAERTPDTLAGLLGRARADVLCALAEPAGTSALAHRLGLAPSSVSAHLKVLRAAGLLTSRRYGHQVLYERTPLGITLSGQES; encoded by the coding sequence ATGCCGTTCCATCTGTACTTCGACGAGAGCGATCTGCTCCGCGTCCGCTTCGCTCTGTCACCGCTCTGGGAGACGCAGGAGGCCGTGCGCACGCTCCACCGCCGGTCTCGGCACGGGTACCACCTGCCGTGGCTGCGGCGGATCGAGGAGGGTGCGGCGGGGCTCGATCTCACGCCGCTGTGGCTGCTGATGCCCGAGTCCGGCTTCAACCCGGACTTCATCTGCCCGCCGCCCCTCGGACCGCTCGCCGGCTTCGAGGAGGAGCTGGCGGCCGTACGCGCGACGGATCCGGCGACCGCCCGCAACGACATCGCCCTCGCGCTCGCGGACACCCCCGGCGGCCTCCGCTCCCCCGCCGGCAGGCGGATGCTGGCCGACCCGGCACGGGCCGTCCAGGAGCTGGCGGACCTGCTGGAGCAGGCCTGGCGGGTGATGGTCGAGCCGCACTGGCCCCGGCTGCGGGCCCTGCTGGAGGCGGACGTCGCCTACCACTCGCGCCGCCTGGCGGAGGTCGGTTTCGGGGGGCTCCTGAGCGAGATCAGTCCACAGTTGCGCTGGGCCGGCTCGACGCTGACGGTGGCCGGCACCCGGGGCGACCACAGCCGGGTCCTGGGCGGCCAGGGACTCGTGCTGATGCCCAGCGTCTTCGTGTGGCCCGACGTGGTCGGCGGCCACGAGCCTCCCTGGCAGCCCGCCGTGATCTATCCCGCGCGCGGCATCGGCGGTCTGTGGACCGAGGCCGCCGAGCGGACCCCCGACACCCTGGCCGGGCTGCTGGGGAGGGCACGCGCCGACGTGCTCTGCGCCCTCGCCGAACCGGCAGGGACGAGCGCGCTGGCGCACCGGCTCGGCCTCGCCCCGTCCTCCGTGTCGGCGCACCTGAAGGTGCTGCGCGCGGCCGGCCTGCTCACCTCACGGCGCTACGGGCACCAGGTGCTGTACGAGCGCACCCCCCTGGGCATCACGCTGTCGGGGCAGGAGTCCTGA
- a CDS encoding glycosyl transferase, translated as MPTEGHDHDSGAAGPLATGYRVRYRRPARTGAAVLLLPVLPAVTGLLLLHALWPTHWTHGGSGRRWLVLADSLTLVSVGTVELFLLANVAAVAYAVSVARDPVPVTPEPGTGLALLTTYTPGREPLSAVRATLEAAVHMRHPGPLDVWLLDEGDDPEARMLCAELGVHHFTRLGVPEWNRGTGPHKAGTKRGNVNAWLAKHGDAYDLVVSADAGHVPQPEALERTTGWFRDPDIAFVVGPRDEAPASPRPLLGTLVQRAGNRYGAPLLDGTGSVVRVTALRQAGGFHDSVTDATVTGFEIHRLRNPLTGRYWRSVHAADLPGAGKEPVSWADLGDRRPRRSRGAYGTLLRQYGKALFRVPPGRLVGYTLTLARGPVEAATWLFAALSCLLVLTHAQLRPWAVLALVTALAPLALWSLALLRGRAARTVPGRSPAQAPVQEPEPALTVANASTPTGGN; from the coding sequence ATGCCGACGGAGGGTCACGATCACGACAGCGGCGCCGCGGGGCCGCTCGCGACGGGGTACCGGGTGCGGTACCGCCGTCCGGCGCGGACAGGCGCGGCCGTCCTCCTGCTGCCCGTCCTTCCCGCGGTCACCGGGCTGCTGCTGCTCCACGCGCTGTGGCCGACGCACTGGACCCACGGCGGCAGCGGCCGGAGATGGCTGGTGCTCGCCGACTCCCTGACGCTGGTGTCCGTCGGCACGGTCGAGCTGTTCCTGCTGGCCAACGTGGCCGCGGTGGCCTACGCCGTCTCGGTGGCCAGGGACCCGGTCCCCGTGACGCCGGAACCCGGCACCGGGCTCGCCCTCCTCACCACGTACACCCCGGGCAGGGAGCCCCTCTCCGCGGTGCGGGCCACGCTGGAGGCCGCCGTGCACATGCGGCATCCGGGCCCGCTGGACGTCTGGCTGCTCGACGAGGGTGACGACCCCGAGGCGCGGATGCTCTGCGCCGAGCTGGGCGTCCACCACTTCACACGGCTCGGGGTGCCCGAGTGGAACCGGGGGACGGGCCCGCACAAGGCCGGTACGAAACGCGGGAACGTCAACGCCTGGCTCGCCAAGCACGGCGACGCCTACGACCTCGTCGTGTCCGCCGACGCCGGCCACGTCCCGCAGCCGGAGGCCCTGGAGCGGACGACGGGCTGGTTCCGTGATCCGGACATCGCCTTCGTCGTGGGCCCGCGGGACGAGGCCCCCGCGTCACCGCGGCCGCTCCTCGGCACGCTGGTCCAACGGGCGGGCAACCGCTACGGGGCGCCCCTGCTCGACGGGACAGGCTCGGTCGTACGCGTGACGGCACTGCGCCAGGCCGGCGGCTTCCACGACTCCGTCACGGACGCCACGGTCACCGGTTTCGAGATCCACCGGCTGCGCAACCCGCTGACCGGACGGTACTGGCGCTCCGTCCACGCGGCGGACCTTCCCGGCGCCGGAAAGGAGCCCGTCTCCTGGGCGGACCTCGGCGACCGTCGGCCGCGGCGGTCCCGCGGGGCGTACGGGACACTGTTGCGCCAGTACGGCAAGGCGCTGTTCCGGGTGCCGCCCGGACGGCTCGTCGGCTACACGCTGACGCTCGCCCGTGGTCCCGTGGAGGCCGCCACCTGGCTGTTCGCCGCGCTGAGCTGCCTGCTCGTGCTCACCCACGCGCAGCTGCGCCCCTGGGCGGTGCTCGCCCTGGTGACCGCTCTCGCGCCCCTCGCGCTGTGGTCCCTCGCCCTGCTGCGCGGGCGCGCGGCCCGCACCGTGCCCGGCCGGTCCCCTGCTCAGGCCCCCGTCCAGGAGCCGGAGCCCGCGCTGACCGTCGCCAACGCGAGCACCCCGACGGGCGGGAACTGA
- a CDS encoding MTH1187 family thiamine-binding protein: MIVAFSVSPLGVGEDVGEYVADAVRVVRESGLPNRTDAMFTSIEGEWDEVMDVVKRAVAAVEARAGRVSLVLKADIRPGVTDGLTSKVETVERHLAG; the protein is encoded by the coding sequence ATGATCGTCGCCTTCTCCGTCAGTCCGCTGGGTGTCGGCGAGGACGTCGGTGAGTACGTCGCCGACGCCGTCCGCGTCGTCCGCGAGTCCGGACTGCCCAACCGCACGGACGCGATGTTCACCTCGATCGAGGGCGAGTGGGACGAGGTCATGGACGTCGTCAAGCGCGCCGTCGCCGCCGTCGAGGCCCGTGCGGGCCGTGTCTCCCTGGTACTGAAGGCCGACATCCGGCCGGGCGTCACCGACGGTCTGACCTCCAAGGTCGAGACGGTGGAACGGCACCTCGCGGGCTGA
- a CDS encoding DUF3817 domain-containing protein → MDIKTASALHRLRLISLPEALSFPALLIFGSLLMRVSDIDFLMPPLGALHGLLFTIYVVFLLDVWVKAKWPLKRVALFFLLAVVPFGGLYGEKLLKKYEADGVIAARARAEGTVNA, encoded by the coding sequence GTGGACATCAAGACCGCTTCCGCCCTGCACCGGCTGCGCCTCATCTCGCTTCCCGAGGCGCTGTCCTTCCCGGCGCTGCTCATCTTCGGCTCGCTGCTCATGCGGGTCTCGGACATCGACTTCCTGATGCCGCCCCTCGGCGCGCTGCACGGCCTCCTCTTCACGATCTACGTGGTGTTCCTCCTGGACGTGTGGGTCAAGGCGAAGTGGCCGCTCAAGCGCGTCGCCCTGTTCTTCCTGCTCGCGGTGGTCCCCTTCGGCGGCCTCTACGGGGAGAAGCTGCTGAAGAAGTACGAGGCCGACGGCGTCATCGCCGCCCGCGCCCGCGCCGAGGGCACGGTGAACGCATGA
- a CDS encoding AIM24 family protein, whose protein sequence is MFRLQGSKTLAVDLTGDAVKAKNGSMVAYDGRMAFKKMSGGGEGLRGMVTRRLTGEQMEVMEVKGQGTCYFADRASEINLVSLHGDTLYVEASNLLVTDAGLRTGTSFTGLRGGASGNGLFTTTVEGTGQAAIMSDGAAVVLRVSPQYPLHVDPGAYIAHQGRLQQHLQSGVNFRTFMGEGSGESFQIRFEGDGLVYVQPSERNTVGGDV, encoded by the coding sequence ATGTTCCGACTCCAAGGCAGCAAGACGCTCGCCGTCGACCTGACAGGCGACGCCGTCAAGGCGAAGAACGGCTCGATGGTCGCGTACGACGGCCGGATGGCGTTCAAGAAGATGTCGGGCGGCGGTGAGGGGCTCCGCGGCATGGTGACCCGCCGGCTGACCGGCGAGCAGATGGAAGTGATGGAGGTGAAGGGGCAGGGCACCTGCTATTTCGCCGACCGGGCGAGCGAGATCAACCTCGTGTCACTGCACGGCGACACCCTCTACGTCGAGGCGAGCAATCTGCTGGTCACGGACGCCGGGCTGCGCACCGGTACCTCCTTCACGGGCCTTCGCGGCGGGGCGAGCGGCAACGGCCTGTTCACCACGACCGTCGAGGGGACCGGTCAGGCGGCGATCATGTCGGACGGCGCGGCCGTGGTGCTGCGGGTGTCGCCCCAGTACCCGCTGCACGTCGACCCCGGCGCCTACATCGCCCACCAGGGCAGGCTCCAGCAGCACCTCCAGTCCGGGGTGAACTTCCGGACGTTCATGGGCGAGGGCTCCGGCGAGTCCTTCCAGATCCGCTTCGAGGGCGACGGGCTCGTCTACGTGCAGCCCAGCGAGCGGAACACCGTCGGGGGCGATGTCTGA
- a CDS encoding AIM24 family protein codes for MPFREINSKMVEAAVAPGRKMYSQRGAMLAYRGDVSFTPDIRGGQGGLGSMIGRRVANEATPLMTVEGSGTVMFGHGGHHIQVIDLAGDTLYVEADRLLAFDGTLRQGTMFMGSQGGVMGMVRGQVTGQGLFTTTLKGHGSVAVMAHGGVVELPIAPGRPVHVDPQAYVAHHGDVTNKLSTALGWRDMVGRGSGEAFQLELSGDGAVYVQASEEKL; via the coding sequence ATGCCGTTCCGTGAGATCAACTCGAAGATGGTCGAGGCCGCGGTGGCGCCCGGCCGGAAGATGTACAGCCAGCGCGGCGCGATGCTCGCGTACCGGGGCGACGTCTCCTTCACCCCGGACATCCGGGGCGGGCAGGGCGGTCTGGGGTCGATGATCGGCCGGCGGGTGGCCAACGAGGCGACCCCCCTGATGACGGTCGAGGGCAGCGGCACGGTGATGTTCGGCCACGGGGGCCACCACATCCAGGTGATCGACCTGGCCGGCGACACCCTCTACGTGGAGGCCGACCGGTTGCTCGCCTTCGACGGGACGCTCCGGCAGGGCACCATGTTCATGGGCTCGCAGGGCGGGGTGATGGGCATGGTGCGCGGGCAGGTGACCGGGCAGGGTCTGTTCACGACGACGCTCAAGGGCCACGGCTCGGTGGCCGTGATGGCGCACGGCGGGGTCGTCGAGCTGCCGATCGCACCGGGCCGGCCGGTGCACGTGGACCCGCAGGCGTACGTCGCCCACCACGGGGACGTGACCAACAAGCTGTCCACCGCGCTCGGCTGGCGCGACATGGTGGGGCGCGGTTCCGGGGAGGCGTTCCAGCTGGAGCTCAGCGGCGACGGAGCGGTGTACGTCCAGGCGTCGGAGGAGAAGCTGTGA
- a CDS encoding AIM24 family protein, translated as MSTPVIFDPMTLPSDDNVNSYTFCVELKGSQWFLQKGKMIAYYGQIQFDGIGHGRFERLIRTSFHSPLHASDWVVAEGSGKMLLADRAFDVNSFDLEDGNLTIRSGNLLAYQPTLALKQSIVPGFLTLIGTGKFVAASNGPVVFMEPPLRVDPQALVGWADCPSPCHHYDHGYMTGVMGGLRSLTGIGGTSGEEHQFEFVGAGTVLLQSTEALMPEQATGGVPHEPGVPGGGQAGGQHGSSPRMPGQLGDLQRRFGL; from the coding sequence GTGAGCACACCGGTGATCTTCGACCCGATGACGCTGCCGTCGGACGACAACGTCAACTCGTACACCTTCTGCGTGGAGCTCAAGGGGAGCCAGTGGTTCCTGCAGAAGGGCAAGATGATCGCCTACTACGGGCAGATCCAGTTCGACGGCATCGGGCACGGGCGCTTCGAGCGCCTGATCCGCACGAGCTTCCACTCACCGCTGCACGCGAGCGACTGGGTGGTGGCCGAGGGCAGCGGCAAGATGCTGCTCGCCGACCGGGCCTTCGACGTGAACTCCTTCGACCTGGAGGACGGCAACCTGACCATCCGGTCCGGCAATCTGCTGGCCTACCAGCCGACCCTGGCGCTGAAGCAGTCGATCGTCCCGGGCTTCCTGACCCTGATCGGCACGGGGAAGTTCGTCGCCGCGTCCAACGGCCCGGTGGTCTTCATGGAACCGCCGCTGCGGGTGGACCCGCAGGCGCTGGTGGGGTGGGCGGACTGCCCCTCGCCCTGCCACCACTACGACCACGGCTACATGACGGGCGTGATGGGCGGGCTGCGCTCACTGACCGGGATCGGCGGGACGTCGGGCGAGGAGCACCAGTTCGAGTTCGTCGGGGCGGGCACGGTACTGCTCCAGTCGACCGAGGCGCTGATGCCCGAGCAGGCGACCGGCGGCGTCCCGCACGAACCGGGTGTGCCGGGCGGCGGGCAGGCGGGCGGTCAACACGGCTCCTCACCCCGCATGCCCGGTCAGCTGGGGGACCTCCAGCGTCGCTTCGGGCTGTGA
- a CDS encoding MarR family winged helix-turn-helix transcriptional regulator produces MEMTETATRWLTDAEQCAWRTHLDVSRLLTHQLEKDLQPFGLTMNDYEILVNLSESDDQRMRMSDLAAATLQSKSRLSHQITRMENAGLVRREHCESDRRGLFAVLTDLGGETMRKVAPHHVESVRRHFMDLLSPDELSELNAALTPIAEHLRGRRGKP; encoded by the coding sequence ATGGAGATGACCGAGACGGCCACTCGATGGCTGACCGATGCGGAGCAGTGCGCCTGGCGCACCCACCTCGACGTCAGCAGGCTGCTGACTCATCAGCTGGAGAAGGACCTCCAGCCGTTCGGCCTGACCATGAACGACTACGAGATCCTGGTCAACCTCTCCGAGTCGGACGACCAGCGGATGCGGATGAGCGATCTCGCCGCCGCCACCCTGCAGTCCAAGAGCAGGCTCTCGCACCAGATCACCCGCATGGAGAACGCGGGCCTGGTGCGGCGCGAGCACTGCGAGTCGGACCGGCGCGGGCTGTTCGCGGTCCTCACCGACCTCGGCGGCGAGACGATGCGTAAGGTCGCGCCGCACCATGTCGAGTCGGTGCGCAGGCACTTCATGGACCTGCTCTCCCCCGACGAACTCTCCGAACTGAACGCGGCGTTGACTCCGATCGCGGAGCATCTGCGCGGTCGGCGCGGCAAGCCGTAA
- a CDS encoding sensor histidine kinase, whose product MRSVRARAALGATLVVAVALTAAGLAVLLVLRGNLTDRAGLEAEVAAREVAGQLALGATYAELELGDEETHPVQVTDEEGRVVAVSKDLEAVSGTGTAEVDPVPSAPVPSPGDDDDDDDDDASTPPRGEVSSDQPDFANGTATVDGETADYRFASVELTTDEDVTLTVHAGAPLAAEQEAVDTVRNSMLTGLPLMLLVVAGVTWLVTRRALRPVEGIRRELAAITASEDLGRRVPEPDSRDEIARLARTTNETLTVLEASVDRQRRFVADASHELRSPIASLRTQLEVGEAHPELLDVPGAVADTVRLQGLAADLLLLARLDAGERPGRAAVDLGALVREEVSQRAADRIPPEVSVADLGPLEVAGSRGQLARVLGNLLDNAERHAERAVAVSVRADRGDVLVEVTDDGAGVPEAERDRIFERFVRLDDARSRDEGGAGLGLAIARDVVSRHGGTLAVGTASAGGARFTLRLPSAGREPAADGG is encoded by the coding sequence GTGAGGTCGGTGCGGGCCAGGGCCGCCCTGGGCGCCACCCTGGTCGTGGCCGTCGCCCTGACGGCCGCGGGGCTGGCCGTCCTGCTGGTGCTGCGGGGCAATCTGACGGACCGGGCGGGCCTGGAGGCCGAGGTGGCCGCTCGGGAGGTGGCCGGACAGCTGGCTCTGGGGGCGACGTACGCGGAGCTGGAACTGGGCGACGAGGAGACCCACCCCGTCCAGGTGACGGACGAGGAGGGGCGCGTGGTGGCCGTCTCCAAGGACCTGGAGGCGGTCTCGGGTACGGGCACGGCGGAGGTCGATCCGGTGCCGTCGGCGCCGGTCCCGAGCCCGGGGGACGACGATGACGACGACGATGACGACGCGAGCACCCCGCCCCGCGGTGAGGTGTCGTCCGACCAGCCGGACTTCGCGAACGGCACCGCCACCGTCGACGGCGAGACGGCCGACTACCGTTTCGCCTCCGTCGAGCTGACCACGGACGAGGACGTCACCCTGACCGTCCACGCGGGCGCCCCGCTCGCGGCCGAACAGGAGGCCGTGGACACCGTACGCAACTCCATGCTGACCGGGCTGCCCCTCATGCTGCTCGTCGTCGCCGGAGTGACCTGGCTGGTCACCCGTCGCGCACTGCGGCCCGTGGAGGGCATCCGGCGGGAGCTGGCCGCGATCACCGCGTCCGAGGACCTGGGCCGCCGCGTCCCCGAGCCTGACTCGCGCGACGAGATCGCGAGGCTGGCCCGGACGACCAACGAGACCCTGACCGTGCTGGAGGCGTCGGTCGACCGGCAGCGCCGCTTCGTCGCCGACGCCTCGCACGAGCTGCGCAGCCCGATCGCCTCGCTCCGCACACAGTTGGAGGTCGGGGAGGCCCACCCCGAGCTGCTGGACGTCCCCGGCGCGGTCGCCGACACCGTACGGCTTCAGGGTCTGGCCGCGGACCTGCTGCTGCTCGCCCGGCTGGACGCGGGGGAGCGGCCGGGGCGCGCCGCGGTCGACCTGGGAGCCCTGGTCCGCGAGGAGGTCTCCCAGCGGGCGGCCGACCGGATCCCGCCGGAGGTGTCCGTGGCGGACCTGGGCCCACTCGAAGTGGCCGGATCACGGGGGCAGTTGGCCCGGGTGCTGGGCAATCTCCTGGACAACGCCGAGCGTCACGCGGAACGTGCGGTGGCGGTCTCGGTGCGGGCCGACCGGGGCGACGTGCTCGTCGAGGTCACCGACGACGGCGCGGGCGTGCCCGAGGCGGAGCGGGACCGGATCTTCGAGCGCTTCGTACGTCTGGACGACGCCCGCAGCCGTGACGAGGGCGGGGCCGGGCTCGGTCTGGCCATCGCCCGTGACGTGGTCTCCCGGCACGGGGGCACCCTCGCGGTGGGTACGGCGTCCGCCGGCGGCGCACGGTTCACCCTGCGCCTGCCGTCGGCCGGGCGGGAGCCGGCGGCCGACGGCGGCTGA
- a CDS encoding response regulator transcription factor, translating into MRLLIVEDEKRLATSLARGLTAEGFAVDVVHDGLEGLHLAGQGVHDLVVLDIMLPGMNGYRICAALRAAGHETPILMLTAKDGEYDEAEGLDTGADDYLTKPFSYVVLVARIRALLRRRGGSASPVLTVGTLRMDTAARRVHRGEDEITLTAKEFAVLEQLVRRAGEVVSKADILEHVWDFAYDGDPNIVEVYISTLRRKLGAASIRTVRGAGYRLEAL; encoded by the coding sequence ATGCGCCTGCTGATCGTGGAGGACGAGAAGCGCCTCGCCACGTCCCTCGCGAGGGGACTGACCGCCGAGGGCTTCGCCGTGGACGTCGTGCACGACGGTCTGGAGGGCCTGCACCTGGCGGGCCAGGGGGTCCACGACCTCGTGGTCCTCGACATCATGCTCCCCGGGATGAACGGCTACCGGATCTGTGCCGCCCTGCGCGCCGCCGGGCACGAGACGCCCATCCTGATGCTGACCGCGAAGGACGGGGAGTACGACGAGGCGGAGGGCCTGGACACGGGCGCCGACGACTACCTGACCAAGCCGTTCTCGTACGTCGTGCTCGTCGCCCGCATCAGGGCGCTGCTGCGCCGGCGCGGCGGTTCGGCCTCGCCCGTGCTGACCGTCGGCACGCTGCGGATGGACACCGCCGCCCGACGGGTCCACCGGGGAGAGGACGAAATCACCCTCACCGCGAAGGAGTTCGCCGTCCTGGAACAGCTCGTGCGGCGGGCGGGCGAGGTGGTCAGCAAGGCGGACATCCTGGAGCACGTCTGGGACTTCGCCTACGACGGCGACCCGAACATCGTCGAGGTCTACATCAGCACCCTGCGCCGCAAGCTCGGCGCCGCGTCGATCCGTACGGTACGGGGCGCGGGCTACCGGCTGGAGGCGCTGTGA
- a CDS encoding PepSY domain-containing protein, producing MKRNIAIATLTAAVLVGGGLVTTAAFADSGSGVKDDRTASADRAAGDSAPAGNTGTTGRVGVDEAVAAALKAVPGTVTEAELDDDDDDRDRTVWELDVYGSDKVWHDVTVDARNGKVLSDREDDDNDDRDRHAPRSAAVSLDAAVKAALGERPGTVTSVDLDDDDDDGERGAPRWDVDVAGKDGKQHELHVDAKSGKVTVDQDDDNDDGDDDGNDDD from the coding sequence ATGAAGCGCAACATCGCCATCGCCACACTCACCGCCGCCGTACTCGTCGGTGGCGGGCTCGTCACGACCGCGGCCTTCGCGGACTCCGGCAGCGGGGTGAAGGACGACCGGACGGCATCGGCGGACCGGGCGGCCGGGGACTCCGCGCCCGCCGGGAACACGGGGACGACGGGGCGCGTCGGGGTCGACGAGGCCGTCGCCGCCGCGCTGAAGGCCGTCCCCGGCACGGTCACCGAGGCGGAGCTGGACGATGACGACGACGACCGTGACCGCACCGTCTGGGAGCTCGACGTGTACGGCTCCGACAAGGTCTGGCACGACGTGACGGTGGACGCGCGGAACGGCAAGGTCCTGTCCGACCGCGAGGACGACGACAACGACGACCGCGACCGGCACGCGCCCCGGTCGGCGGCCGTGTCACTGGACGCGGCGGTGAAGGCGGCCCTCGGCGAGCGGCCCGGCACGGTGACGTCGGTGGACCTGGACGACGACGATGACGACGGCGAGCGGGGTGCGCCGCGCTGGGACGTCGATGTCGCGGGCAAGGACGGCAAGCAGCACGAGCTGCACGTCGATGCCAAGAGCGGCAAGGTCACCGTGGACCAGGACGACGACAACGACGACGGTGACGACGACGGCAACGACGACGACTGA
- a CDS encoding outer membrane protein assembly factor BamB family protein: MVFYASGSGSAGRLTAQQITGEEKPEKWAVEYAGSDATLLAGDGRVVAVGSGIQVFDASSGRKLPGVGEEDTECAHPLLVDGDLICVARDGLTVTDTSAPGGRRSLAGGMAGAMKPAVTADGTVVVSAPGEVRAFRLRDGEELWYHVDTLLDEKAGNVSIVGDRAFVHEAITVTPYDLDGSGENPPGAGKLFDMPIGGTPPSLIAHGDALFLASPDDGRVLSGFAP, translated from the coding sequence GTGGTCTTCTATGCCTCCGGGAGCGGCTCGGCGGGCCGCCTGACCGCCCAGCAGATCACCGGTGAGGAGAAACCGGAGAAGTGGGCCGTCGAGTACGCCGGGTCCGACGCCACCCTCCTGGCCGGGGACGGCCGGGTGGTGGCCGTGGGGAGCGGCATCCAGGTCTTCGACGCCAGTTCGGGCAGGAAGCTGCCGGGAGTCGGTGAGGAGGACACGGAGTGCGCCCATCCCCTGCTCGTGGACGGTGATCTGATCTGCGTCGCCCGGGACGGCCTCACGGTGACGGACACCTCCGCCCCCGGCGGCCGCCGCAGCCTGGCCGGAGGAATGGCGGGCGCGATGAAGCCGGCCGTCACGGCGGACGGCACGGTGGTGGTCTCGGCGCCCGGTGAGGTCCGGGCGTTCCGGCTCCGTGACGGCGAGGAACTCTGGTACCACGTCGACACCCTGCTCGACGAGAAGGCGGGGAACGTCTCGATCGTGGGCGACCGGGCGTTCGTCCACGAGGCCATCACGGTGACCCCCTACGATCTGGACGGCAGCGGCGAGAACCCTCCCGGCGCGGGCAAGCTCTTCGACATGCCCATCGGCGGTACACCGCCCTCCCTGATCGCCCACGGCGACGCGTTGTTCCTCGCCTCGCCCGACGACGGCAGGGTCCTGTCCGGCTTCGCGCCCTGA